In Bacteroidia bacterium, the sequence GGCGATGGCTTCGGGTAAGAATTCCTGATTAACGAAATTGCCTTGATGGCTATGGGCGTATTCGTACTTGTTTCCATAGCCTAATTCCTTCATGAGTTTGGTAGGAGCATTTCGCAAATGCAGAGGAACCGGTAAATCACCACCTTGACGAACCAGGGCCAGGGCCTCATCGATTGCCAGGTAGGTTGAATTACTTTTGGGAGAGGTAGCGAGGTAAACGGCACATTGGCTAAGAATGATTCTGGCTTCGGGGTAACCAATTACGTTGACAGCTTGAAAGCAGTTGTTAGCAATCACCAAAGCAGTAGGATTGGCATTTCCGATATCTTCTGATGCTAAAATGAGCATTCTTCGGGCAATAAAAAGAGGGTCTTCCCCTCCTTCAATCATCCGGGCGAGGTAATATACCGCTGCAT encodes:
- a CDS encoding replication-associated recombination protein A, with the protein product AAVYYLARMIEGGEDPLFIARRMLILASEDIGNANPTALVIANNCFQAVNVIGYPEARIILSQCAVYLATSPKSNSTYLAIDEALALVRQGGDLPVPLHLRNAPTKLMKELGYGNKYEYAHSHQGNFVNQEFLPEAIAGTSFYQPGNNARERETREALRKLWGEKYGY